The following are encoded in a window of Phormidium ambiguum IAM M-71 genomic DNA:
- a CDS encoding tetratricopeptide repeat protein has product MLKQIFYSHLMMVFTTLLFTPLAEAKSGISLPRTKQLIQGVYTQDLEAAGYFQQGVSRYSEGNLAAAFLAFQKAVEIDPSIAMAYHYMGNVLLKNGRDAEAIAEYSRAIQLDPSLAEAHYNLGIALYRQGRVDDAIVAYRRSVEINPRNPNAYYNIGVALSDRKQFNDAIAAYQQAINLNPRNTNALLNLATALEQQGNIDAAIETYQRVTELDPKLVTAQNSLGNLLARQDRPAEAIAAYNEAIRRQPKDPIAYYNLGMLLYQEGKLEEALSPLREAREIYEDQGNNSQVAELTELINRIKQRIEAQK; this is encoded by the coding sequence ATGTTGAAACAAATCTTTTATAGTCATCTAATGATGGTTTTTACTACGTTGCTTTTTACACCTCTGGCTGAGGCTAAGTCTGGGATTAGTTTGCCCAGAACTAAACAGTTAATTCAAGGTGTTTATACACAAGATTTAGAAGCTGCTGGTTATTTTCAGCAAGGAGTCAGCCGTTATAGTGAGGGAAATTTAGCTGCTGCTTTTTTGGCGTTTCAGAAAGCGGTAGAAATCGATCCGAGTATTGCAATGGCTTATCATTATATGGGTAATGTGTTGTTAAAAAATGGTCGAGATGCAGAAGCGATCGCAGAATATTCCAGAGCCATTCAATTAGACCCTTCTTTAGCGGAAGCGCATTACAATTTAGGCATAGCTTTGTATCGTCAAGGTAGAGTCGATGATGCGATCGTAGCTTATCGACGTTCTGTAGAAATTAATCCTCGCAATCCTAATGCCTATTACAATATAGGAGTTGCATTATCCGATCGAAAACAGTTCAATGATGCAATTGCGGCTTATCAACAAGCGATTAATCTTAATCCCAGAAACACGAATGCTTTGTTAAATTTAGCTACAGCTTTAGAGCAACAGGGAAACATTGATGCAGCGATAGAAACATACCAAAGAGTCACAGAACTCGATCCAAAATTAGTGACAGCGCAGAATAGTTTAGGGAATCTTTTAGCTCGACAAGACCGACCCGCAGAAGCGATCGCAGCTTACAACGAAGCCATTCGTCGTCAACCGAAAGATCCCATTGCGTATTACAACTTAGGTATGTTGTTGTACCAGGAAGGGAAATTAGAAGAAGCCTTATCACCTCTGAGAGAAGCTAGAGAAATTTATGAAGACCAAGGTAACAATTCTCAAGTGGCAGAACTTACCGAATTAATTAATCGAATTAAGCAAAGAATTGAAGCTCAGAAATAA